The proteins below come from a single Chrysoperla carnea chromosome 1, inChrCarn1.1, whole genome shotgun sequence genomic window:
- the LOC123296698 gene encoding dual specificity tyrosine-phosphorylation-regulated kinase 4 isoform X2: protein MMLFEKPSAPHHKDVLAKYDAAKNQTTSSTTLKQHQLKCSGLSASKPNLIHSETKLPSLEISKSASRLHLVAASPINESNNILVNINNKQDTTNNNNSNINNNEQQSNSPDSNSSTNSIKTPMSRQEALKLYGNRLTDYEREEILNYDKIWYLGLDACKFLGDDITAANWGYDDENGSYNKVLHDHISYRYEILEVIGKGSFGQVIRALDHKTNEHIAIKIIRNKKRFHHQASVEVRILSDLRNRDKDGTHNVIHMLDFFYFRNHLCISFELMSLNLYELIKKNNYQGFSLSLIRRFANSLIKCLRLLYREKIIHCDLKPENILLKQRGSSSIKVIDFGSSCYTHERVYTYIQSRFYRSPEVILGLNYGTAIDMWSLGCILAELYIGHPLFPGENEVEQLACIMEVLGQPPEDVLKRAKRRRIFFNTNGEPRSIRNSKGKRRVPGSKNLTMALRKCTDSLFIDFISKCLEWNPKKRMTPEEAVRHEWLQSSLFQQRTELRHSHSEANVTSKSISTTTTTLDETYRLYKNSGSTTITVGDKTTTNEAKSNNLVDDDDLSANSSVDSNLNTTTSTSTTTTNNDKDERVYQPRNILKTKITEINVYTNFGQIPICEKKTKIYSLKG, encoded by the exons aaacCATCAGCGCCACATCACAAGGATGTGTTAGCCAAATACGATGCGGCTAAAAATCAAACAACTTCTAGTACAACCCTTAAACAACATCAGTTAAAATGTTCTGGGTTATCAGCATCCAAACCAAATTTAATTCATTCCGAG acaAAGTTACCATCACTTGAAATAAGTAAATCAGCATCAAGATTACATTTGGTTGCTGCTAGTCCAATCAATGAATCTAACAATATATtagtaaacataaataataaacaagatacaaccaataacaataatagtaatatcaataataatgaaCAACAATCAAATTCACCAGATTCTAATTCCTCAACAAACAGTATTAAAACTCCTATGAGTAGGCAAG aagCCTTGAAACTTTATGGAAATCGTTTAACGGATTATGAAAGAGAGGAAATATtgaattatgataaaatatggTACCTTGGACTTGATGCCTGCAAATTCCTAGGGGATGATATTACTGCAGCAAATTGGGGTTATGATGATGAAAATGGCAGTTACAACAAG gtTTTACATGACCATATTAGTTACCGATATGAAATATTAGAAGTAATTGGTAAAGGAAGTTTTGGTCAAGTCATACGTGCATTAGAtcataaaacaaatgaacacATTGCGATAAAAatcattagaaataaaaaacgcTTTCATCATCAGGCATCCGTTGAAGTCCGAATACTATCAGATTTACGTAATCGTGATAAAGATGGCACACACAATGTTATACATatgttagattttttttattttcgtaatcATCTATGCATTAGTTTTGAACTTATGAG CCTAAActtatatgaattaataaaaaagaataattaccAAGGGTTTAGTTTAAGTTTGATACGACGTTTTGCAAATTCGTTAATAAAATGCTTACGATTATTGTATcgtgaaaaaattatacactGTGATTTGAAACcg gaaaatattttattaaaacaacgAGGAAGTAGTTCAATTAAGGTCATCGACTTTGGAAGCTCTTGTTACACACATGAAAGAGTCTATACTTACATACAGTCACGATTTTATCGATCACCCGAAGTAATATTAGGGTTAAATTATGGTACAGCTATTGACATGTGGAGTTtag gatGTATTTTAGCAGAATTGTATATCGGACATCCCTTGTTTCCTGGTGAAAATGAAGTTGAACAACTAGCATGTATCATGGAAGTATTAGGTCAACCTCCAGAAGATGTTTTGAAACGAGCTAAAAGACGTCGCATTTTCTTta ATACAAATGGTGAACCCAGATCAATCAGAAATAGTAAAGGAAAACGGCGTGTACCAGGatccaaaaatttaacaatggcTTTAAGAAAGTGTACAGATTCgttgtttattgattttatcagTAAATGTCTCGa ATGGAATCCAAAAAAACGAATGACACCTGAAGAAGCTGTGCGCCATGAATGGTTACAATCATCGCTATTCCAACAACGTACAGAACTACGGCATTCACATTCCGAAGCAAATGTTACATCAAAATCAATATCAACGACAACGACAACATTAGATGAAACATACAGACTGTACAAAAACTCAGGTTCAACAACAATTACTGTTGGtgataaaacaacaacaaatgaGGCCAAATCTAATAATTTAGTTGATGACGATGATCTTAGTGCTAATTCATCCGTAGACTCTAATTTAAACACTACAACATCCACATCTACAACTACAACCAATAACGATAAG GACGAAAGAGTATATCAACCACGGAAtatcttaaaaacgaaaattactGAAATAAATGTCTATACAAATTTTGGTCAAATTCCTATTTGCGAAAAG AAAACCAAAATCTACTCACTAAaaggataa
- the LOC123296698 gene encoding dual specificity tyrosine-phosphorylation-regulated kinase 4 isoform X1 — translation MSSNNNNSTTTYYTYPRQNKTTTATSTRHQGPSTSSVVSSSVTAASSYAAAVLAMVWQRSSSHETKPSAPHHKDVLAKYDAAKNQTTSSTTLKQHQLKCSGLSASKPNLIHSETKLPSLEISKSASRLHLVAASPINESNNILVNINNKQDTTNNNNSNINNNEQQSNSPDSNSSTNSIKTPMSRQEALKLYGNRLTDYEREEILNYDKIWYLGLDACKFLGDDITAANWGYDDENGSYNKVLHDHISYRYEILEVIGKGSFGQVIRALDHKTNEHIAIKIIRNKKRFHHQASVEVRILSDLRNRDKDGTHNVIHMLDFFYFRNHLCISFELMSLNLYELIKKNNYQGFSLSLIRRFANSLIKCLRLLYREKIIHCDLKPENILLKQRGSSSIKVIDFGSSCYTHERVYTYIQSRFYRSPEVILGLNYGTAIDMWSLGCILAELYIGHPLFPGENEVEQLACIMEVLGQPPEDVLKRAKRRRIFFNTNGEPRSIRNSKGKRRVPGSKNLTMALRKCTDSLFIDFISKCLEWNPKKRMTPEEAVRHEWLQSSLFQQRTELRHSHSEANVTSKSISTTTTTLDETYRLYKNSGSTTITVGDKTTTNEAKSNNLVDDDDLSANSSVDSNLNTTTSTSTTTTNNDKDERVYQPRNILKTKITEINVYTNFGQIPICEKKTKIYSLKG, via the exons ATGTCgtcaaataataacaattccACAACAACTTATTATACGTACCCCAggcaaaataaaacaacaactgCAACATCAACACGTCATCAAGGACCATCAACATCATCAGTGGTATCTTCATCTGTAACAGCTGCATCTTCATATGCAGCCGCTGTACTTGCTATGGTCTGGCAAAGATCCTCCTCGCATGAAACG aaacCATCAGCGCCACATCACAAGGATGTGTTAGCCAAATACGATGCGGCTAAAAATCAAACAACTTCTAGTACAACCCTTAAACAACATCAGTTAAAATGTTCTGGGTTATCAGCATCCAAACCAAATTTAATTCATTCCGAG acaAAGTTACCATCACTTGAAATAAGTAAATCAGCATCAAGATTACATTTGGTTGCTGCTAGTCCAATCAATGAATCTAACAATATATtagtaaacataaataataaacaagatacaaccaataacaataatagtaatatcaataataatgaaCAACAATCAAATTCACCAGATTCTAATTCCTCAACAAACAGTATTAAAACTCCTATGAGTAGGCAAG aagCCTTGAAACTTTATGGAAATCGTTTAACGGATTATGAAAGAGAGGAAATATtgaattatgataaaatatggTACCTTGGACTTGATGCCTGCAAATTCCTAGGGGATGATATTACTGCAGCAAATTGGGGTTATGATGATGAAAATGGCAGTTACAACAAG gtTTTACATGACCATATTAGTTACCGATATGAAATATTAGAAGTAATTGGTAAAGGAAGTTTTGGTCAAGTCATACGTGCATTAGAtcataaaacaaatgaacacATTGCGATAAAAatcattagaaataaaaaacgcTTTCATCATCAGGCATCCGTTGAAGTCCGAATACTATCAGATTTACGTAATCGTGATAAAGATGGCACACACAATGTTATACATatgttagattttttttattttcgtaatcATCTATGCATTAGTTTTGAACTTATGAG CCTAAActtatatgaattaataaaaaagaataattaccAAGGGTTTAGTTTAAGTTTGATACGACGTTTTGCAAATTCGTTAATAAAATGCTTACGATTATTGTATcgtgaaaaaattatacactGTGATTTGAAACcg gaaaatattttattaaaacaacgAGGAAGTAGTTCAATTAAGGTCATCGACTTTGGAAGCTCTTGTTACACACATGAAAGAGTCTATACTTACATACAGTCACGATTTTATCGATCACCCGAAGTAATATTAGGGTTAAATTATGGTACAGCTATTGACATGTGGAGTTtag gatGTATTTTAGCAGAATTGTATATCGGACATCCCTTGTTTCCTGGTGAAAATGAAGTTGAACAACTAGCATGTATCATGGAAGTATTAGGTCAACCTCCAGAAGATGTTTTGAAACGAGCTAAAAGACGTCGCATTTTCTTta ATACAAATGGTGAACCCAGATCAATCAGAAATAGTAAAGGAAAACGGCGTGTACCAGGatccaaaaatttaacaatggcTTTAAGAAAGTGTACAGATTCgttgtttattgattttatcagTAAATGTCTCGa ATGGAATCCAAAAAAACGAATGACACCTGAAGAAGCTGTGCGCCATGAATGGTTACAATCATCGCTATTCCAACAACGTACAGAACTACGGCATTCACATTCCGAAGCAAATGTTACATCAAAATCAATATCAACGACAACGACAACATTAGATGAAACATACAGACTGTACAAAAACTCAGGTTCAACAACAATTACTGTTGGtgataaaacaacaacaaatgaGGCCAAATCTAATAATTTAGTTGATGACGATGATCTTAGTGCTAATTCATCCGTAGACTCTAATTTAAACACTACAACATCCACATCTACAACTACAACCAATAACGATAAG GACGAAAGAGTATATCAACCACGGAAtatcttaaaaacgaaaattactGAAATAAATGTCTATACAAATTTTGGTCAAATTCCTATTTGCGAAAAG AAAACCAAAATCTACTCACTAAaaggataa